AAGTACTCTTGTGGGaaagattaaattacttgatcttattcagaatacattcAGAACCtctgcgttcaatgttgtgaccattaCAAGTAACGCCTCTAGCTTGTCATGGATTGATGAATATTGTCCTAATCATGTTGATTTTAAtaaatcactgattacacaaaagatcaaggacaTGGTAAAGAAAAGCAAAGGATCCTCGAGATCATCATCTCTCTATTGCTTATGATGATCCAAGTCAAGAAGAACCTCAGTGTTCCAATACTTTTCACATTGTTGAAGTGAGTATGGAAAGTTCATCCTTTTTGGCAGAAGCTCCATGTAACTCTATTTCCAGCGAATGCGATTCGGACACTGAAATCCTAGAATTTCTGAATAAATATGAAGAAATTCATCAGGAGAATATCCAACTGAAAGATTCAATACTtgtttatataaaggagaatcatTTGGCTGAATTGTCGACACCAGATTCAATCTCAATTTTGGTGCAGCCACGTCATAAGCAATTTACACATCATCCGAAAATTAGTGCCATATCATCTAACAAAATTATTCCCGACGGACATGTCAATTCGTATTTTTGGTTTTCAAAAGACATGCTGTCTCTTCCGGAAAGACACATCCATGATGGTGCATTTATATTCATGAAGGGATGCATGCACCCTTTCACAAGATAAGCCACATTTCCCAAGCGACCTCTTCATAAGTATAAAGCACGTTCAAATTCGGCGGTGTTTCTGTTAGGAGATAATATGGCATAGAGGACCGTAGACAGCTTTTGATTTTTCCATGTTAATTACCAcaagttttcaaaattttcaaatgaGAATCGAAATAAAATGGCAATAATTTTTGTCTTCTTTTCGAGTAAAGAATCTTCAACATATGAAAGTTCGATTCCCGTTGATTGATTTCTAGCAaccaaagatgaagaaatatggcagTTGACACAAATATGAAGGTGTCCCCTCTTCATGCCATCAGTAAGGAATCTTCCTGAAACATAATCATCTATGTTCAGGTTTTTTCTTGCTTATTCCTTTTAAATTAAGTATCCTGATTTTGCATTATTGATTCAACAGATACATGTTTCTGATATTTTCTTTGGACTTGGAttattttgaacaagtttaacaAATCTACAGAAGAACAAGTCATGCGAACCCAAATGGTGGTTATATAGGGACtgaattaattattttttggATTCTATACTTAACAATTCGGTTTGTTTCATCACATTGATGTATTAAATCATCTATCTTGCATATAAATGTTTGAATTTTTGGAATGCCACTAACCTTTTAAACTGATGAAGTGTTCGTTCTCCTGGGACTTGGGTATTGCTTTATTGTTAaatgtaccttttttttttcaaggaaaCTATTTCATTTCTTGGGACTTCGGGTAAAGAAAGTCATTACCCCTCATGAATGAAAGGTAAGATATAGACAGGAAAGTCATCTGTAGACCACGTTCTTGATACATTTTCGCTAAGAGAGTATCTATATAATATATACATGAGCAATTTCAAAAGTATCTCTAGGGAAATAAGTGCAACTAATGTTTTGAATACATTTACATGAGAAAACCAGATTTTAGTTGTCTAACTCATTAGGAACACTAATGCAAGTACAAATCTTTTTCCGGATCAATTATTTTTCTGTACCTTTCCATTTGTACTTTTTTTTCAGATCATGGTCCCCACAACAAAGAAATGAAAATGCAAGATTCGCTGAAACCAACAAGTTGTAGACTGTGGTTAAGAAGAACAGTCCTTGCATATGTAAAAAAAATATCCACGAAGACTGAAGAGCAAATCACAAAGttcaaatcaaggtgaacaagaatccAGGAATTGATTTGCATTGTACCTAAACTTCATTTTGGAGTTCTTGCCAAACGCAAGTCCTGATCAACTCATGTTTGGTTCTCCGGTAAACTCTCCCCTCAACACTTTGCTGGCTATATTGAGATGTATTGTTGAAGTCATATTAATAAACTAGCCCCGCGCAATTGCGCAGGCTTACCGGACTTGTTAAATAAACTTGAATCATCCCCGTATGTGAAGgctcttgagattgactgtcttaatgatttttttcaccaaaaccctatttctaaaagaaaaagagatcgaTTCTTTCAACTGTGAcccactgttgatggtggtttttagttcagtcTCAAATATATGTATGAAATTCACTATATGTTCTcgttcattgagcaattcaatatatgtatgaaattcactcagaatgatgCGTGtaatagcaatcccaaatattttgtgaatttttatCTTTACAGGCATTACAAGCTAATGCATTTCCTGCCTATATTTTCTCATGCTATGTTCCTAATCGAACTCTCGATATCGActtgacatgacgattaaatgttcactctcagcagagtagcatgtgTCTACCGAAGTATTAGTATcgagatctgcatggaagtaccCATATGGGAAGCATCACTCTCTGAGAAAGAGAATattgtatcgacgcacttttaagttagATCGATCGAACACGCTCAAATTACTTAAGGAGAATATGGACCGTCAATATCAGTCTcataaacgatcacgaccacacaatttggccgcacaaTCCAACAGGCATAGCCTACTCCTAGCAGAGCTAGGCAACCACCACAGTGACCATCGGTGGGCCCACcaatgccctagtcgatcgagtcatATTTAATTAACTTCCAAACACTCCGAACGTCAACCCTAAAATGGGTGTTCGCGCTATTTGTAAGAAATCTCAAACGAGCTTAGACCGTCAAAAAGGGTCTTAAATACATCATTACCGTCGAACTTTGTCAGCCTTGTTGGACGACTGAGATCTtccctggaatgatcaaagaggcacCAACATGCACATTGGTGGCCCAACTTTCTCCTTACCTGATCGACTTTCCCGCGACAAGTCTGTAGAGCAACAAATCGTATGCCCAAACTAGGGCAAGCACACTATTTTCAAAAACCGAATTTGGGTCGCGGCAGTGTACAACTGTCGCAAATAGATCGTGTtcgtccaacttagctagcctagttggacgacttagattgtGTTTTGGGCGATCAAGGAGGTGCACATAAGTTCACTATCGGCCCAATTTTGTTCCCACTCGATCGACTTACCTGTGAGAAGTCAATGACGTATCAAATTGCTCGATTGAACTAGCATAGACGCAGACGTTTCTAAAACCTTAAATTTATATTTGTGGCAATATACTACTATCGCATatcgatcgtgaccactcatcttcgccatcTGAATCGAGTGGTTTATATCTTATTCTAAATGACCTAGGAGATGTCAACATACTCACTAAAGGCTCATCCTCACACATGGACGATTGGCCTGTTTGAATCAGCGTCCGACGCTTGGAAATCGATTAATCAAAATAGGGTAGCCGCACGGCTGCCAAACCATAAACCAACGAAAGCTGACAGCTTCCTCAAAACCGTCTCTTCCGTCCATCTTTTCCTGCTTGGACGTAAGACTTAGATCGAATACTAGACGATTGATGGGGAGCAACAATGATCACTGGCCATCTCTCCTTCACgggaagtgatcggccaagtgaTATCTCTCCCATACGGTTCTCAATTGATCACCAAAAGGTGGTCAATCATGCTGATTTTTAAGGCgcccaatccgcgacttattcaatcgatatctaaacaacgatgcttcatgcacatcgATATTTTGAGATGATTAAAGGcaatgctttacatgcatcgaatacatacgatattttatatcgtcctcataaacaacttagttgtttaacctaatagcaccatatgttattctttgcggcaagtccctCGACTTGACCCaattactcgagacatcaaatatgtcacaaactgggggatacttactggggtattggtctagcgatttacagcgtgtggcgtgctaCGCGCccgttacgagaaagtgtcagaaaagatagatggttaacagtaatgagagtagtgggtgaacgtgtgatcagtcttccGTCATAAAGGAAACGtaatgatcaccaccttccgcacaaacccacttatccactacttaacttcctccacttcgaAAGacatcagggtgcgctcaatgacttgtataaataggttttcaatctattccGAAAATataacaagtgttatcaacacaagtatctagAGATTATTTTTTGAtgcacaagtcataaacagccacaccttgatgattcaacactctgatctcaaacaccttcttcacttccctccctaacatcaacccttctccttcaccatGTGACCGAACtgaatctttatttttatttttattttgcaatCATAGAAAATTTTACTACCAAAGAGGAAACTCAAAATGAAATTTTAATCTTGACAGACCAAGACTAACTAAATGAGAGCAAAAAGAAagctaaaaaacaaaacaaaaaatatcatTTTTACAAAAGTTGctcaagaaaatcttaaataGTGTGCATCCTCTTGTTCCATTATTCTCAAAGAATAAGGCCTGTCATCATAAAATATTATTACTCCTCTGCCAAGTTTATTTCCTTCCTTTGCAAAATGGTCAGCTGAAAAATTTATTTCCCTGTATGTATGTCTGAAAGTGATACTCCTCAgaacttcagtaattatttcctATCTATTCTTTACTATCCAAGGAATTTTGCCACCATTGAAAGCTAATATGACTGCTTTAGAGTCTAGACTGAAACATATGTCCAATAATTTTTTATTCACAGCCCATTCACCTGTTGTTATCAATGCCATTACATATGCAATATAGTTTGTTGCAGTTCCCAGTCCTTAACTTCCATCTCCTAAGCAAGTTCCTTCACTAGTTCTTGCAATAAAACCAATCCATGAAGCACCAGGACTGCCTTTTGCAGCCCCATCACAACATATTGGAGTTTGGTTTACCTGAGGAAGCCTGAAAAAAACTTCTTTAACAGCAGCACATTTGCTCTTAATTTCTTTTATACAAAAATTAACTATAATGTTCAGGTCATACATGATGTTCTTCATGAACCCATTTACTCTGACTCCACACTCCTTAGTAAAGTTCATGATTTTATCCTTGAACTTCATAGCATTGGGGTTGATATTCTCATATACTTTCAAGTTTCTTGTCATCCACAACTCCACCATCACTGAAAATGAGCTTATATACCATATTTATCTGATTGCGGAGCTTTGATTTTTGACACATGCTAATAGTTCATCAAAATGTGTAGGAGCATTTAGAGTAAACATACCTCCCAGCCAGTTCCAAAAATCTTTACTGAAAGAACATTCCCACAGAACATGCTTCATATTGTCTTGACCATTTCCACATAAGTAACATTTGGATATTGTGGCATACCCtttctttctgacactttcttcaGTTTCACAAGCCCTTCTGAGAATCTTCCAAACATTACAAGAAGTATAAGGATGTATATAAGGACTCCACACATATTTAGCCAACTGCAATTTCTGATACTTCACTCTTATCTGCTGCACTAAATTTGCAACTGAAAATTTTCCATTTAAATCATCAGCCCATATTTTTTTATCCCCTCCTTTCCCTAATGCTGTCAAATCTTTTAGatcaaaaattttcttcatttttcaGGGACATTCCGCTCACCATTAGTTATTAGATCACTAACTTTTAAATCTTTGTATTACTGAACAAAAGGATCAAAGTTATAATAATTAGTGAGTGCATATTCCTTCACCCACTTATCTTCCCAAACTGAAATACTTTTACCATCCTCCACTATCCATCTACTCCCTTCCTTGAGTTTATTTATTACTCATTTTTAGCCAGGCCAAATTGGAGATTTTTCGTAACTAGTTGTCCATTGACCATTTTTGTTCTTATAATTAGCTTTCATAAATCTAGTTCATTCTTCATCTTCTGTTTGAATATTCCAAATTAATTTTAACAAAAAGGCCTTATTCATCACCTCTAACCTCCTTATACCAAGCCCTCCTTCCTCAAATGGTGCATTTACTTCTTCCCGTTTTATAGTTATTAGCTTTTTCACAGATGGATCACCAgtccataaaaaaattcttataatCCTCTCACATTCCCTTATCACTGTTTGGGCCATTTATACACTGACATAGTATAAAGTGGTATGTTGCATAGCACAAACTTTACTAATGTCAATCTAGATGAGAATGCGAGAAATTTTCCAATACAACCAGCCAATTTCTTTTGTAACATTTCCATCATTCCCCAAACATGAACATATTTAACCCTTCCAGGATTCAACATTACTCCCCAagtatttttctaggaattcagaaATTTCCATCTGCAGATTTTCAGCTATAGCATGTCTTCTGGCTTCAGTAACTCCTCCTACAAAACATTTACTTTTAGCGCTGTTAACTATTTGCCCTGAAGCTGCTTGATATCTCATCAGTATTTTCATTAGATTGTCCAATGATCTTTTATGTTCATTACAAAATATAAAAATGTCATCAACAAACATCAGATGGGGTGGATGACAACCATTTCTATTAACCATTGCTTTTATTGGACCAACTTGAACCATTCTTGTTATATTCCTACTTAAAACCTCCTCTGCAATCACGAATAATATGACAGAAAGTGGGGCTCTTTGTCTGAGCCCTCTTCTTACCTCAAAGAATCCAAATGGCCCTCCATTAACTAAAACTGAGATTCTTGCATATTCAAAAATAGTCTTCAGCCATTTTATGCCTACTtcagaaaaaccaaaatttttaagaGTTTTGAAGATGAACTCGCATCTCATGGAACCAAAAGCTTGAATGATATCTAACTTCAAACCAACATTACCACCTCTTCTCTAAGAATCCAACTCATTTACTAACTCTAAAGCTAGCACAAtcttttcttgaatatttctttCTTTTATAAAAGCTCCTTGTTGACAAGATATCACTTTATGTAGCACACAATGCATTCTTGTAGTAATAATCCTTGTGAtaatttaaaaccaaaaattagaCAAACCAATAGGTCTAAATTGGTCAGTTCTTTTAGCTCCTGGAACTTTAGGCAACAAGAATAAGAAACTGGAATTCATCCCTTTTGGTATGAATCCGCCCCTCCAACAGAATTGTATTGCCTCAATCAAATCTTTACTAATAATGTCCCATGAAAATCTATAGAAACTACCTAGGAAATCATCGGGCCTAGAAAAACTATTTTGATCCATTGAGAGTACAACTTCTTTGATTTCTTGATCTGATGAAAATTTATCCATTTGAGCATTTTCTTCATCAGTTATCACTTTTTGAATAATTTCAAATAGTTCTTCCTCTAGTATGACTTCACGATATTCAAATTTCTTCCTAAAATGACTTACAAGTAACTCTGCCATGTTTTCTTGATTTGTAACAATGTCACCAGAAGCATCTTCAAGTTCAAAATATTATTATGAGCTCTTCTAACCTTCATTGAAGTATGGAAAAATCAGTATTTGCACCATCCTTTTTCACCCATTTAACTCTTGATTTTGACATCATCAATTCATTATACTGATTAGCTACTACTTCATGCTTTCCTCTTGCAGTTACCAACTTATTAAGCAACTCTATATTTTCTGGCTGAGCATATGAGAGTAAGGAAGCATtgagtacttcttcttcttcagtttctttTACCTTAATTCTTAGTCACCAAAAACCTCTCAATTCCATGTCTTAACTCTAATTTTAAATCTTTTCAGTTTATTCATAAATTTAAAACATGGATTTCCTGAACATTCTTCTTCCCAAGGTGCTTGTATAAGCTGCTTAAATTCAGGCTGAGAAGCCCATACATTTTGATATTTGAAAGGTATATTTTTGGCTTAGGATAGTCATTAGTACCTCCTAGCAATGCACCATGGTCTGAGACTCCCCTCACTCCAACTTTATATCTCCAATCATCATACTTTTCCATCCATTTCACATTGAAAAAAAACCTTATCCAAATCACATAATATCCTCTTCTTACCCACTCTATTATTGCACCAAGAATATTTGATTCCTGATCTTGGAGCTTGTAAAAGACCACAGTAATCTAAACATTTATTGAAACTCTTAAAAGACTTCTTCCTCCAACTTTTTCATCACAGTTTAAAATAGTGTTGAAGTCTCCAATTACCATCCATGGACAATTCATTTGACTGAATCTTCATTAATTCCTCCTAGAGAATTCTTCTGTCAACTGTTAGACATGCAGCATGAATACCAGTAACTAAAACCTCTCCTACTCTGACAGTAATTTCTAGTTTAGTACTAGAAACTACTGTTGGTTTGACAAAGAAGAATTCCATAGTAACCAAATGTTTCCTTTTTCAGTATGTGTTGAGTTATGGATCAACATATGACTCATTCCAGGTAATCTCAAATTTTTAACAAAATTGTTTCTAACTCTTATTTTAGGCTCAGCTAACCACATCACAGAAGAACTAAATTGATTCACTAAAGATCTTAATTTGTCTTTTGATCTAGTTCTCATGAGGTCTCTGATGTTCCATATGGTTACTCTCATTCAGAAGAATTAATTTGAGAAGATTCAGGTCCTCTCAAGCCTTAATTTTTAACTAAATTTTTCTCAACAAGTTTCCTTGTTTTTATAAGAGATATACCATTTGACTGTGCTTCCTTATTGTTGTCCTTAGCTGCTTTTCTAGTTGGAGCACTTTTTGTACCAGGCTTTGAAACTTTCATATTTTCCTCCGAACTTTGTTCCTCAGCAACTTCCACCAGTACTTGAAATTTTCTTGCAGAAGCAAAGGATTCCAAGGTTCCAAATTGTACTGAAGGCTTATATTGTAAATTTAAAACTGGAGTTAACAGCTTTTCTTGATCATGTAATTCATATGACAAAAATGTAGGAATACTTGTAGAAACTTTAAGCAAACCTTCTGCTGAAAGTGATGTAAATTCATCTTGAGAAAAAATTGTACTTCCATTGCCAGAATAGTCTTCCATTATAATCCCATCTTCACTTAAAATAATCTTCTCAACTTCAGTCACCTTAGGAGTTTTAGGAGAGATACCAATATCAAAACCACCTTGTTGTGGTTGCTTCTTTTCGTTGTTTTTCCAAACTTTCCTTGTTATCAATTTAGGGATACCATCTGTATCAGCCTCTTTTGCCTCATCCTTTCTGTTCAACCTACATTCTGATATTAAATTTCCAACCATTTTGCAATCACCACAAAAACCTGGAGAATTTGGAACTTACACCTCATTTCAAAACTATCATACTTGGATTTAACCAAGATTTGATTTGGTATGTCATTTGCTAAGTCAAAATCAACAAGAACACTTGCATAATAACCAACTTCTCTTTTAAGAGTTGTTCCATCCACTTTTATAGTTTTTCCAAAAGTATCACCTAAAGACATAAGAATTTTCTCCTTCCAGTATTCCATTCTTAAACCAGGGAAATTAATCCAAACAAAAGTTGTAGTagttctgttgatggtggattttcaacaaaggggaaaaccataaaatcatgaggcatgtttttgacacggattTCAGACATgcaacaattcatattttacgaagccatgatgaatatgttttcgaaaggcCTTCGTTAGATGAGCGCTCGATCCCTAGCATTGCGTCGTGCCCTCTATGcggaataacgtatttgggcggttctccgtatattgagaacttaacgccttcaggacgtcggtgttACTCATTATTTCCTGAATGCAGGACagtgacccacctccacatagaagaatagttgggaggcggacgccttcaggacgtcggtggcaatcatcgttccctgattatgtgaagAGATTGTGTATAGATTCACGCGGTTCTCTGTAGATTGATAGCatcaacgccttcaggtcgtaaacaacatcgtgactctctgactatgcaccattcagaatagatgtgacgctttaactggtaaatatcttttctgaaatagattacttcttccgcgacattcactactgaattcccagaataatctattattgctcatattccatggtcgaatcaacgtcctgatcccatggaatggtaataacaattgctctgattctatgatcgaatccacggcttgatctcatagaatagcaatgaaacaactgtattatctcattactccgatttcatgatcgaattcacaggtcccatgaaatggtaatagataaatcttaattactctgattctatggttgaatccataatcccatgggatggtaatgcttgttttattattctgaattcgtagtcgaatccacagctgatcctatgaattaataatgaacatctattcattttaattactcagtttcatgaattattctccactgaatttcataaattggtaataaatactcaacaaccgggcatctggaccatcactgagtaagccccgcaaaaatggtgcaagtgtactcgacaatgatgcatgactgagcacccagatgcacgaacgagcatccaaaaatgtgaaacaatggggaatccttcacaaaacaggagaaaatattaaataataaaaaaataataagaggcgctcacGGTGGGCCACCGGCTGGCCGTCCGGCCGTGCCCTAGTCATGGTCGGCCgcccctcttccattattttccttatcttTTGTTACTTCGTggactcacgaaaactccttagtttagcaactttccttgtttttgaaaaactcgtgaattctccataacttcgtggattcaccaaataatattataaaataaggagataTGTGCAGGaacgggcaacctagccggccgaccatgcctaagccgtggccggtcctacacctcacaatccttagctttttataattattattccctaaacttgcaaaactccttgtttcaacaaaaactcatggattctccatatcttcaaggattctttATATCTTTAaggactctccataacttcaaggattcatgaaaaaataataataaaataagaaaaggtgtgcgggaccgagtAACCTAGCCTGTTGGCCATCCCCTAGACATCGTAGGtctcacaccttgcaatccctaattttccataattcttattttcctcaattcatgaaactcctgggtttgagcaaaattcgtaatttctccatattttctcaaatattgctcaaagtacgaaaaaccaaaagccagcATGGTCACAAGACTGGCTAGCCTCCcgcggaaattttaaatattaaaacaattttattttaatattttcaaaatattgatgaattgagcatacatgctcattccaccaaaaaatcgagaattctcagtcaagatgaaactcttctgaaaattcacgatgttgctcaaacgcgcgtcAAAAAATACTGAAACACCCAGTATGGAGACACATATATCATAGAAACacgtccatgcctccatgaccaaccaggtcgttcctagggcttgcacgaagccggttccacacgttttcgcaattcttacctaatttgctcaattgctcatactaggcccgaactctctccaaccaactggagaatcctccaaatgaccaacaattgGTCGtgtgaccaccaagggccgatcTCATGctatcttggtcggtcccccatctctcatacctaggtttcatcacctaatgcTAAATCCGGCAAtactttcagtaaatggtgaaaccaccatCTAACCATtatttttca
Above is a genomic segment from Papaver somniferum cultivar HN1 chromosome 10, ASM357369v1, whole genome shotgun sequence containing:
- the LOC113315623 gene encoding uncharacterized protein LOC113315623; translation: MKKIFDLKDLTALGKGGDKKIWADDLNGKFSVANLVQQIRVKYQKLQLAKYVWSPYIHPYTSCNVWKILRRACETEESVRKKGYATISKCYLCGNGQDNMKHVLWECSFSKDFWNWLGVMVELWMTRNLKVYENINPNAMKFKDKIMNFTKECGVRVNGFMKNIMYDLNIIVNFCIKEIKSKCAAVKEVFFRLPQVNQTPICCDGAAKGSPGASWIGFIARTSEGTCLGDGS